The following DNA comes from Erigeron canadensis isolate Cc75 chromosome 3, C_canadensis_v1, whole genome shotgun sequence.
TAATGTATGTCGTGCCTGTTTCTACCATATTAGTACTCCTGTGTATGACTTTCTTCTAAGcttttgaaaatattatattgttGAAAAAGATGTGTTAAGGCGTTTTTAAGAAGGTTCTAATGACCTTTATCGTTCATTCGTTTGAAGTCAGATAAATAGCCATAAACAAGGCGACTTGACTTGGGTTCAGCTAGGCTGGTCTTCTTGCAACAATCTCTATTCACCTTTTTAAAAAGCATGACTGCTTTATCTTGAATACACGAGACAATGATACTGAGATTTACCGAATGTTATGAACTTAAACGCCATGAGTTAAATCTGCACTAATAAAGGTTCATTTTGTGTGAAGATAAATGGATGTCGGATGTCAAACAACTACAAAATCTGGTGCTTAAAGTCTGCAGCCCGTTATTGTTTGAAACAAAACCAAAATGGATGAGGGAACACCCAAACACTCCAATCAGTTGTCACGACTCTTCAATCTTCATTTCCATCTAGAGAGAGGTCTCTGACCATCACTGTTTTGAGCACTTTCTCTCGTCACCTAAGATGTTCACTTGAGAAGATTTGAATCTTAAACTTCTTGTGAGTACATTAAGACGCATTTCACCACTATGGTAGCTCAGTGTTGGTTACTCTTGAAATCTCGTGAACAATATAAACTTTCATAATCAAAACAAGATGAACTAATTATCGTTCCAACTGTAAATAACCACGAACAAATTCTTGTAAAGATCATTTCATAGTAGTATGTAGATGGATGATAAAACGGACAAACTAATAGTCTTATTAGTAAATCattaatatatagtataatacTCCTTGTGTCGTCTGTTCCGTAAAAAACATTGTTTGGTATCATATAACAGCAGTCAGCAGCTCAACAAGAAAATAATACCACCGGCATCAGTAACATAGAGCCCATGAATAGTACTTTTGCCGAACACTAAAATTGTTGAACCGAATTTCATACGATGTTtttacaacataaataaaaactGAAAACTGTCAAAATCGAGTGTCATACAGTGTTTTTTACAACACTAATCAAAAACAGAACTGTCAAAACAGAGTGTCATACAATGTTTACAACATCAAGCAGGCACCCATAGCGGCATACTTCCTCTACGAACTACCTACCTTCGCTAACGTCTACAACCACTAAAAAAATGTGATTAAAAACGGATCATTATCATTATAACAAAGCCCTAAAATCTTTAACCAAACTACTAGGACATATAAGAACCGAGTCTACAGAAAGACCACCTTTCGTGTGTGTGCAGTCGATTTGTGTCAAAGAAAACTTAATCTTTGTAGACACATTCGAACCATCAACCACAAAATCTCCAACGTGGTGGTACTCCCAGTTCGCCGTGTTTTCCAAGAAACACTTTGAGACACTATGCTGACCATCTGGTAATGTGAGCTGGAACTGGACCGGCTTTATGTCCCAACCATGGACGCCCTCCTGGTTTGGCATCCGACGTCCTGGTCGTTTTGTAAACCTCCCGAGACGTAGTCTGAACAACAAGGAGTACGTCCCGGGTGGAAACTGGAAGTCAATGTCTCCTTCTACCTCTAACCACCATATTTGTTGAAGGTATGCAATTGTACGAAATCTGGACAATAAGTTACAAGTTAGAAACAAAGGTAGCAACAGAAAAGTATATGTCATATTGTAACTGAAAGCATTTTTAGTAAATCTTCTATTTATAAATCTTGTTAACCTAATGATTAAActtactatataaataaaaaatacttattAATCATCACTCCCCAAATATATTTTCGCcaaatattttacatatttctagcaagaacaataaaagttaaaacacaATTCACCTTGATTCATGGGTAGGAATGTAATTCCAATATCTCCGATCATCAATTCCAGTGATCGCCAACGCCTTAGACGAAACCGACAAACAAACACCCCCACTTCTCTTATCCACCCAAAATTCCTGTAACAAAAATCAAACACAATTAGtccaaatttgacttttttttttttcctttttttacaaAATCCAGTCAAACAGataaaaattcaacaaaattcaaaacaacAGTCAAATTCATACCTTGTTTCCGGAATCAAACGAAACGGGTCGGGTCAAACGGGCATAAATTTCATATTTCCCCAAAATTTCCGCGTCATGAATGATGTAATCATTAACCAAGTTAAGGTAATTAGATGGCAATTTAGTATCCCAGATGAAATCAGCAGAAGAAGCTGATCTAAAAGATCGACTTAATGTTGCTAATTTGCAAATTTCAGGTGGGTCTAATTGAGATAAAATTAAGGCCACGCACGATTCTGGGATGTCACCAAGTTTGAGTCTTGACGGATGGTCCGACCCGAATGAAGTATTTGAAGTTAAGAGTGATGAGTTGGCACCCATGGTGGTGGATTATGGTGGTTGTACGGTGGTGGGTTTGggagatataatatatatatagatatagaaatgtgtgtgtgtttgtgtatgGATATAGAAATACGCGGGTTTATCAGTTTATAATTGGTTGGGTGACGTggatatttttgttattttattgcCCACTCTCTTGGGTGGCTTTATACTACTTTTGAATATGTGTGGACTACACGCACTAATTTTTTCTTTCGAGTTTATGATACTTTTAGACCTAGGGATCATAATTTGAAAGGgtaattatttatctttttaaataaatttttaacaaTAAGATTTAGGGatagaatttttttaatgaattacaCAAATTACGTGTTTTACAAATTTGTATTATTAGAATTTATAAACAGAATATGTTATGTTgaatattgaatattttaatgtaattgatTTGAATTCTTTAACTAAACTAGTCATAAGAAATGACATAAGTATGTTAATTAATGTGAAGTGCACgcttatataaattattatggtCTTAGGAGCCTATAAGGGACGGCGGTCCGGAAGCAACACGGGGAGTAGGGTCCAAGGGACAAAGCCGCTTACTCGTGCGGAGTAATTAAGGGGTTGAATTTGCCAACTTGAGAAAGCTATAAGATTAACTACCTTTTTGGTAGTTAAGAAACATTAACTATATTCATTTGCTTACATATTTTCCTCTGGTTATTTTCTTCTTCTCTGGTTCTCTCTCAAACTAGATATACAGAAACTTATTAATCACTGATTGTATCAGGTTAAATAATTTGAAGTGAACCAccaaagttatttaatctataaacGTTTTATGTTTCCAGTGTATGTTAAAGGTCCAATTTTAATCGCATTATACTTTATGTCCCCAACATGTTAAAGTTTTTAAACACAGAATTACATGCGTCTTACAAAACTTTTCaaatatttacattatattCATTATATGATTGCActgtacaactgtataatgcATACAGTGTTGTGTATGGCTAAAAAATGTTGTGTATGGATcatttcttaaaattaaaatgacacaaCTATTGACCAAAATGTCACGTgatatattttagtttaaaaatgaTGTAGAATAATTGGGATTTTTTAAAATCCTTAAACATTGTTCAAtcaaaatgacattttattaaTAGTAACCGTACCAATGATCAAGGTAGTGGATGATGAATATAACTATAAATAACATTAGTTCTTTCTTCTTTACTTACTCTATGAGCTTTTGACAATTACCCTAAAATACAATCATGAATAATGGGTAACGAAAATGACATTATagagaaattttaaaaaattaactttCGAAGAAATGGATGATGTAAAATAGTTGAAGGGTCATTATAGCatattacaaaatattaaaagagagaaaaagCGTTTCACGCGCCATTTTGACAATGATGCAAAAGCAAGTATTCACAATAAAGATATACATCCATCGAAAATATCTTCACGATATTTGTATCTCTTTTCGGTTGATGGTTGCTATCTGATTttagttatgttttatatttttaatatatgttggtAATAACTATGATTTTAGGTTTCATTAAACAAATAAGAGGAATAAATCAAACATAATATATTTTCGAATATATGATGACCTCCTCTCGGCCAATTCAATCGGCAGCTCCATGTATATCAACCCTCTGTTAGTCaatcaaaactaataaaaaaattttaaaaaatgttagatCCTTTTAATAATCATCTTAATCATAGGATCATGATACGTGTCATGTGAGATTAAGAggtgaaaatatgaaaaaataaaaataaaataagtgtatctataatttatttatttaaaaaaagatttcTTTAAGAGCATTCACAATGTAGAATGTATTGGAAAAAATGTGGTGGTGACCACGGAATTGGTAGCTTCATATTGGgtctttttttattcttttagctGACGaataattagtatttatttatttaaatggtGGGTATTGAAATGTATTGGGTAATGGGTATTGGGTGTGAATTGGAGAAATGtattggaaaatattttttttttgatatgacGCTAATGTGACAATGTATTGGTTAGTATCAGATTCACCCATTGAAGGTGCTCTAAACACGTGATGACAAGGCACAAGCATTAGTTAATAAATCACTTCCCAAATACGGAGTTACATATAATGGAAAGACATTTGATCCAATTGTCCATGACTATGAAACATAATCCAAAGAAATGATAATATTTGCTTATTTTATGTTAAAGGTTTCTTAATTATAGACCCCACCGTTTGTCTTGCTTGCACTTTTTACTCATTCAACTATCAAAAtgatttctttttcttcaactAAACACTTTTATTACCACAATACCACCTCTAAATTTTCTAACCAATCCTAGTggataaataaagaaaaaagagggAGAGGAAAATAGTAAAGAATTAGCAAAAAGAAATCCTATTAGTTGGGCTTTTGTTTTCTCTATGCTTTAAATATAATCAACACTGATAGTGATTTGATTTTAAAGAAGGTGATTATAGAGTTATATAGTCGTCACATATATGCAACATTAtggtatataatataatatgtaaaaGGTTAGTGTTTCAACTTATGACCACAAATTATGCTGATACACA
Coding sequences within:
- the LOC122590949 gene encoding F-box protein PP2-A13-like, which produces MGANSSLLTSNTSFGSDHPSRLKLGDIPESCVALILSQLDPPEICKLATLSRSFRSASSADFIWDTKLPSNYLNLVNDYIIHDAEILGKYEIYARLTRPVSFDSGNKEFWVDKRSGGVCLSVSSKALAITGIDDRRYWNYIPTHESRFRTIAYLQQIWWLEVEGDIDFQFPPGTYSLLFRLRLGRFTKRPGRRMPNQEGVHGWDIKPVQFQLTLPDGQHSVSKCFLENTANWEYHHVGDFVVDGSNVSTKIKFSLTQIDCTHTKGGLSVDSVLICPSSLVKDFRALL